Genomic window (Pseudothauera hydrothermalis):
CGCACCGGCGGGTACTTGGTCGCCTCGTGGTGCTCGACCATCGCCTCCGTATAGCGGGTCACGATGGTGTCGATCACCTGCAGGGCCTCGGCCTCGGAGTACTCACCCAGCGGCTTGGCAAAGCCGATCTCGCCCGCCGCTTCGCCAAAGGCCTTGAGGCACTTCCGCATCGCGGCCAGTTCGACGTCAGACGGATCGATCATGGCCACCTCCAAGGCGTCGATGCGCCCTTCCGTCATCCGCCGCCAGTGGCCGTAGAGCGCGTGGAACGCCTCCTGGCAGCGCCGCGAGCAGAACACCCAGTCGATCGGATAGCGCCGGGCATCGCCCACCGGATGCCGCAGGTCCGAGTGGCCGTAGCCGCGCGCCTGTCGTTTGCAGACCCAACACTTCACCAGCCCTCCTCTCACTGCGCCCAGGCCGGCTTGCCCGGCACGGCAGGGC
Coding sequences:
- a CDS encoding DUF6511 domain-containing protein → MKCWVCKRQARGYGHSDLRHPVGDARRYPIDWVFCSRRCQEAFHALYGHWRRMTEGRIDALEVAMIDPSDVELAAMRKCLKAFGEAAGEIGFAKPLGEYSEAEALQVIDTIVTRYTEAMVEHHEATKYPPVRGLKEPVSDPFADLEDDLPWEEKS